The following proteins come from a genomic window of Gadus morhua chromosome 11, gadMor3.0, whole genome shotgun sequence:
- the LOC115553942 gene encoding neuronal pentraxin-1 yields MALHESLSRPTLLPPALLSSVLLLLLRPAPALGGSDYDYGAHPRFMCMPVPVDLDPSCFPMGGPSMGGSGPSGSAHHGSTTGSPPPSGWGMTDEAKTTILHLRESLVQQKETILDQRETIRELTAKLALCEGFGHHADEHHGTAGKHSRHGGGGRPTFADNGPHHGSRQGHHGNLAPEAPHHPPVRGHGTNNNNQGKDKHTTAGEASSSPEQMENMLHSLKDRLENLQKRNTSNTYSNSLKDLLQRKIATLEQQLQRRTAALSGPDHHDDHDDTHPDDSGHRDGDHGEGDHGDDTHPKEQHEEEEGGHEDGSHSDGVRREEHGDGHASDDDDHRHDDEEDDADHDDREEGHPDGSQSGNEAESHGFPPHTGYRTSGPRSHFHHNKLEDMLSQLHLSGPSRKNVKSSNAFQIGFPIRTNYMYGRLKKSLLHEIFALTLCLWIKAGTGPGLGTPFSYSAPGQANELVLIEWGSNPMELLIDDKAVSLPLSLGDGKWHHVCVTWSTRDGQWEVFQDGVQRGSGANLSAWHPIKPGGIFILGQEQDTLGGRFDATQAFVGEISDLQMWSHVLTPGDIYSLASCGSHLSGDVIAWSETEVELHGGATKYPFDPCH; encoded by the exons ATGGCTCTGCATGAGTCTCTCTCCCGGCCCACCCTGctgccccccgccctcctctcctctgtgctcctgctgctgctccgccCGGCGCCAGCCCTGGGGGGCTCCGACTACGACTACGGAGCCCACCCCCGCTTCATGTGCATGCCTGTGCCCGTGGACCTGGACCCTTCCTGCTTCCCCATGGGGGGGCCTAGCATGGGGGGGTCAGGGCCCAGTGGGTCGGCGCACCACGGCAGCACCACAGGGTCGCCTCCCCCCAGTGGGTGGGGGATGACGGACGAGGCCAAGACCACCATACTCCACCTGCGGGAGAGCCTGGTCCAGCAGAAGGAGACCATCTTGGACCAGAGGGAGACCATCAGGGAGCTCACCGCCAAGCTGGCCCTGTGCGAGGGCTTCGGTCACCATGCCGACGAACATCACGGCACCGCGGGCAAGCACTCccgccacggaggaggaggtcgcCCTACCTTTGCTGACAACGGGCCGCATCACGGCTCCCGACAgggtcaccatggtaacctcGCACCGGAGGCGCCGCACCACCCGCCGGTCAGAGGTCAcggcacaaacaacaacaaccagggGAAGGATAAACACACGACGGCGGGGGAGGCGAGCTCGTCGCCGGAGCAGATGGAGAATATGCTGCACTCACTGAAGGACCGGCTGGAGAACCTGCAG AAGAGGAACACGTCCAACACATACTCCAACTCCTTGAAGGACCTGCTGCAGAGGAAGATCGCCACCCtagagcagcagctgcagcggcGCACTGCGGCCCTCAGCGGCCCGGATCACCATGACGACCACGACGACACTCATCCCGATGACAGTGGACACCGCGATGGCGACCACGGCGAAGGGGACCACGGCGATGACACACACCCCAAAGAACAgcacgaggaggaagagggaggccACGAAGACGGCAGCCACAGCGACGGAGTCCGCAGGGAGGAGCACGGCGACGGCCACGCGAGCGACGACGACGACCATCGCCAtgacgacgaggaggacgatGCTGACCATGACGATCGCGAAGAGGGCCATCCCGACGGGAGCCAAAGCGGCAATGAGGCGGAGAGTCACGGTTTCCCTCCCCACACGGGATACCGGACATCAGGGCCCCGCTCGCACTTCCACCACAACAAACTGGAGGACATGCTGAGTCAGCTGCATCTGTCAG GGCCTAGCAGGAAGAACGTCAAGAGTTCAAATGCCTTCCAGATCGGCTTCCCCATCAGAACCAACTACATGTACGGGCGGCTGAAGAAGAGCCTCCTCCACGAGATCTTCGCCCTGACCCTGTGTCTGTGGATCAAGGCGGGCACGGGCCCGGGCCTGGGGACGCCCTTCTCCTACTCGGCGCCCGGGCAGGCCAATGAGCTGGTGCTCATCGAATGGGGGAGCAACCCCATGGAGCTGTTGATCGATGATAAG GCGGTGTCGCTGCCGCTGTCTCTGGGCGATGGGAAGtggcaccatgtgtgtgtgacgtggtCGACCCGGGACGGCCagtgggaggtgtttcaggacGGGGTGCAGAGGGGATCTGGGGCCAACCTCTCTGCTTGGCACCCCATCAAGCCTGGAGGCATCTTCATCCTGGGACAGGAGCAG GATACTCTGGGCGGCCGTTTTGATGCGACCCAGGCGTTTGTCGGGGAGATCTCAGACCTGCAGATGTGGTCCCATGTCCTGACTCCCGGGGACATCTACAGCCTGGCGTCCTGTGGCAGCCATCTCAGCGGGGACGTCATAGCCTGGTCTGAAACCGAAGTGGAACTTCACGGAGGGGCTACCAAATACCCGTTTGACCCCTGTCACTGA